In Necator americanus strain Aroian chromosome IV, whole genome shotgun sequence, the following proteins share a genomic window:
- a CDS encoding hypothetical protein (NECATOR_CHRIV.G16214.T1) translates to MRSLLLLGIIGFTAAQYYPTNPNPFPFPIPVAGLQDLLRLQNDLNLTRKQYEDGMNKWAKENGVEELYANYTKQQEEEKNELEEGLKQISRYFRKNRELQNNTSITYAQAEKNRQKFLAKLTPKQKVAKQFLECLFTPTSAKDCFRPMGPFPVGPGPVVPGPTGPETEVPGPTGPGPVIPVPTGPGPYGPGPMNPYGPGIMNPYGPGTMYPYGPVPTNPYAPFFPRFTLITKDFNTMS, encoded by the exons ATGCGTTCATTACTTTTGTTAGGTATTATTGGCTTCACCGCTGCACAGTACTATCCA ACGAATCCAAATCCATTCCCGTTCCCAATTCCTGTTGCCGGGCTTCAAGATCTTCTTAGATTACAGAAT GATCTCAATCTGACCAGAAAGCAGTATGAAGACGGAATGAACAAATGGGCGAAAGAAAATGGAGTGGAG gaactGTACGCGAATTACACAAAACAgcaggaagaagagaagaatgaaCTCGAAGAAGGTTTGAAGCAAATATCCAGATACTTCAGAAAGAATAGAGAGCTTCAAAATAATACG TCGATCACGTACGCACAAGCAGAGAAGAACAGACAGAAGTTCTTGGCTAAACTTACACCGAAACAAAAAGTAGCTAAACAATTTCTAGAGTGCCTGTTTACTCCAACAAGTGCGAAGGATTGTTTCCGACCAATGGGACCTTTCCCAGTAGGACCTGGACCAGTGGTACCGGGCCCAACAGGACCAGAAACTGAGGTACCAGGCCCAACGGGACCCGGGCCCGTGATCCCAGTGCCAACGGGACCTGGACCATACGGACCTGGTCCAATGAACCCATACGGACCTGGTATAATGAACCCATATGGACCTGGTACGATGTACCCTTACGGACCTGTTCCAACGAATCCATACGCACCATTCTTTCCTCGATTTAc ATTGATCACGAAAGATTTTAACACCATGAGTTAA
- a CDS encoding hypothetical protein (NECATOR_CHRIV.G16215.T1) produces the protein MEVVDEEVARLDAMLAALHEPLKNPAPRGKLILDSRQGRLLHVNESVISRRYSADSTLNRTAEESIAKTSPFATSVREDRRLTAADRRKQQRERLRERQDEYNKQEMALGGHYDVFKDPYPEFEDRISVKKDSTLETDEESQVEEPGAPAASDSQMSVEYVDNEDEENVPRSSQGRKGEGCSTPRCTANNTLAPLRAIDVSAVTSFDAGPNEIPLVLESKKKIMGSSVHEKKKANSPPVIAASENVVGSPAPANRTDHSMDDVLSRMQKTPKQAPPRARRTTLIVPSVGKMMNIAENAQEASLSAEVCVSQDNNVTYTIPKDGTFTICRVDDSLAPNDGNNGTYTVASAKDATFVVETHKDDASRAEQAVEANCSGLGLSEEQQISSEAVFAVPVVPTKKSKNASKITVDQREERMNTSQKKNASLLEMMDVDVSSPGRALFAARPAKKLRPLLKTPVRAKQAQNDDAMEVSIVMSDISQQPSVSSEDGSMIDPVTDPRPAQSTPTRAPGFAKGYGNIHICT, from the exons ATGGAAGTCGTGGACGAAGAAGTTGCGCGTCTGGATGCTATGCTTGCCGCACTCCATGAGCCCTTGAAAAATCCAGCACCTCGCGGAAAG CTTATTTTGGATTCTCGTCAAGGTAGACTTCTTCATGTTAACGAAAGTGTAATAAGTCGCCGTTATAGCGCTGATTCAACCCTAAACAGGACAGCTGAAGAGTCTATT GCTAAAACTTCGCCTTTTGCTACTTCCGTGCGAGAAGATCGTAGATTGACCGCCGCTGATCGTCGAAAGCAGCAACGCGAGCGCCTCCGTGAACGTCAAGATGAATACAATAAG CAGGAGATGGCGCTAGGGGGACACTACGACGTGTTCAAAGATCCGTATCCTGAATTTGAGGATAGAATTTCTGTGAAAAAGGACTCTACCTTGGAGACGGATGAAGAATCCCAAGTGGAGGAGCCTGGTGCTCCAGCTGCGTCAG ACTCTCAAATGTCTGTCGAATATGTGGATAATGAAGACGAAGAGAATGTACCTCGATCGTCTCAAGGGCGGAAAGGGGAGGGATGTTCGACACCGCGATGCACTGCCAACAACACCCTAGCGCCGTTAAGAGCAATTGATGTTTCTGCTGTTACATCTTTCGATGCAGGTCCAAATGAG ATTCCTCTTGTTTTGGAATCTAAGAAGAAGATTATGGGGTCGTCAGTgcatgagaaaaagaaagcgaatTCACCACCAGTTATAG CAGCGTCAGAAAATGTTGTTGGTTCACCTGCTCCTGCCAACCGCACTGATCATTCGATGGATGACGTCCTATCGAGAATGCAAAAGACACCGAAACAGGCTCCGCCGCGTGCGAGAAGAACTACATTAATTGTTCCATCTGTTGGAAAGATGATGAACATTGCCGAAAATGCGCAAGA agctAGTCTTTCTGCCGAAGTGTGTGTATCTCAAGACAACAATGTTACATATACTATTCCAAAAGACGGCACATTCACTATTTGCCGAGTTGACGATAGCCTAGCACCAAACGATGGAAACAATGGAACTTATACAGTAGCTTCGGCAAAGGATGCTACATTTGTTGTTGAAACACACAAAGACGATGCCTCGAGAGCTGAACAAGCGGTAGAAGCGAACTGTTCTGGTCTTGGTCTTTCG GAGGAACAACAAATTTCGTCCGAAGCCGTGTTTGCGGTGCCCGTTGTACCCacgaagaaaagcaaaaatgctTCAAAGATTACTGTAGATCAAAGAGAGGAGAGGATG AATACTTCTCAAAAGAAGAACGCTTCACTCTTAGAGATGATGGATGTTGATGTATCCTCTCCTGGCCGTGCATTATTCGCAGCTCGCCCTGCAAAGAAG CTGCGGCCATTGTTGAAAACTCCTGTACGAGCAAAACAGGCTCAAAATGATG ATGCCATGGAAGTGTCTATTGTTATGTCTGACATTAGTCAACAACCATCGGTCAGTTCTGAAGACGGTTCAATGATTGATCCTGTGACGGATCCTAGACCAGCACAATCGACTCCAACCCGTGCTCCTGGATTTGCAAAGGGATACGGTAACATCCATATCTGTACTTGA
- a CDS encoding hypothetical protein (NECATOR_CHRIV.G16215.T2), with amino-acid sequence MFRTITCVAHIIHLPNHDNQLGGDHSTRHWLVNSRPSLLRTASPSFARHTRKMEVVDEEVARLDAMLAALHEPLKNPAPRGKLILDSRQGRLLHVNESVISRRYSADSTLNRTAEESIAKTSPFATSVREDRRLTAADRRKQQRERLRERQDEYNKQEMALGGHYDVFKDPYPEFEDRISVKKDSTLETDEESQVEEPGAPAASDSQMSVEYVDNEDEENVPRSSQGRKGEGCSTPRCTANNTLAPLRAIDVSAVTSFDAGPNEIPLVLESKKKIMGSSVHEKKKANSPPVIAASENVVGSPAPANRTDHSMDDVLSRMQKTPKQAPPRARRTTLIVPSVGKMMNIAENAQEASLSAEVCVSQDNNVTYTIPKDGTFTICRVDDSLAPNDGNNGTYTVASAKDATFVVETHKDDASRAEQAVEANCSGLGLSEEQQISSEAVFAVPVVPTKKSKNASKITVDQREERMNTSQKKNASLLEMMDVDVSSPGRALFAARPAKKLRPLLKTPVRAKQAQNDDAMEVSIVMSDISQQPSVSSEDGSMIDPVTDPRPAQSTPTRAPGFAKGYGNIHICT; translated from the exons ATGTTTCGAACAATTACATGTGTAGCACATATCATTCACCTTCCAAACCACGACAACCAACTCGGAGGAGACCATTCCACACGTCACTGGTTAGTGAACAGTCGTCCTTCGCTCCTTCGCACTGCTTCGCCCTCTTTCGCGCGACATAC GAGAAAGATGGAAGTCGTGGACGAAGAAGTTGCGCGTCTGGATGCTATGCTTGCCGCACTCCATGAGCCCTTGAAAAATCCAGCACCTCGCGGAAAG CTTATTTTGGATTCTCGTCAAGGTAGACTTCTTCATGTTAACGAAAGTGTAATAAGTCGCCGTTATAGCGCTGATTCAACCCTAAACAGGACAGCTGAAGAGTCTATT GCTAAAACTTCGCCTTTTGCTACTTCCGTGCGAGAAGATCGTAGATTGACCGCCGCTGATCGTCGAAAGCAGCAACGCGAGCGCCTCCGTGAACGTCAAGATGAATACAATAAG CAGGAGATGGCGCTAGGGGGACACTACGACGTGTTCAAAGATCCGTATCCTGAATTTGAGGATAGAATTTCTGTGAAAAAGGACTCTACCTTGGAGACGGATGAAGAATCCCAAGTGGAGGAGCCTGGTGCTCCAGCTGCGTCAG ACTCTCAAATGTCTGTCGAATATGTGGATAATGAAGACGAAGAGAATGTACCTCGATCGTCTCAAGGGCGGAAAGGGGAGGGATGTTCGACACCGCGATGCACTGCCAACAACACCCTAGCGCCGTTAAGAGCAATTGATGTTTCTGCTGTTACATCTTTCGATGCAGGTCCAAATGAG ATTCCTCTTGTTTTGGAATCTAAGAAGAAGATTATGGGGTCGTCAGTgcatgagaaaaagaaagcgaatTCACCACCAGTTATAG CAGCGTCAGAAAATGTTGTTGGTTCACCTGCTCCTGCCAACCGCACTGATCATTCGATGGATGACGTCCTATCGAGAATGCAAAAGACACCGAAACAGGCTCCGCCGCGTGCGAGAAGAACTACATTAATTGTTCCATCTGTTGGAAAGATGATGAACATTGCCGAAAATGCGCAAGA agctAGTCTTTCTGCCGAAGTGTGTGTATCTCAAGACAACAATGTTACATATACTATTCCAAAAGACGGCACATTCACTATTTGCCGAGTTGACGATAGCCTAGCACCAAACGATGGAAACAATGGAACTTATACAGTAGCTTCGGCAAAGGATGCTACATTTGTTGTTGAAACACACAAAGACGATGCCTCGAGAGCTGAACAAGCGGTAGAAGCGAACTGTTCTGGTCTTGGTCTTTCG GAGGAACAACAAATTTCGTCCGAAGCCGTGTTTGCGGTGCCCGTTGTACCCacgaagaaaagcaaaaatgctTCAAAGATTACTGTAGATCAAAGAGAGGAGAGGATG AATACTTCTCAAAAGAAGAACGCTTCACTCTTAGAGATGATGGATGTTGATGTATCCTCTCCTGGCCGTGCATTATTCGCAGCTCGCCCTGCAAAGAAG CTGCGGCCATTGTTGAAAACTCCTGTACGAGCAAAACAGGCTCAAAATGATG ATGCCATGGAAGTGTCTATTGTTATGTCTGACATTAGTCAACAACCATCGGTCAGTTCTGAAGACGGTTCAATGATTGATCCTGTGACGGATCCTAGACCAGCACAATCGACTCCAACCCGTGCTCCTGGATTTGCAAAGGGATACGGTAACATCCATATCTGTACTTGA